A part of Deltaproteobacteria bacterium HGW-Deltaproteobacteria-4 genomic DNA contains:
- a CDS encoding enoyl-CoA hydratase, translating to MPSTTELLERLNSQRGTEIHVGPWLTITQERIDAFAEVTGDVQWIHTDVERARRESPYGTTVAHGYLTLSLLPCLTESNHPDFFASNYPGMRYRVNYGLNRVRFPAPVKAGARIRARSTLLDFEALPKCVQIIYLLTIEIEGEVKPACIAESVVRVYP from the coding sequence ATGCCCTCAACAACCGAACTTCTGGAACGCCTCAACTCACAGCGCGGCACTGAAATCCACGTCGGGCCGTGGCTGACCATCACTCAGGAGCGGATTGACGCTTTTGCCGAGGTGACCGGTGATGTGCAGTGGATTCATACCGATGTGGAGCGGGCCCGGCGCGAATCCCCCTACGGGACAACCGTTGCACACGGTTATCTCACCCTGTCATTGCTTCCCTGCCTTACCGAGAGTAACCATCCTGATTTCTTTGCCAGCAACTATCCGGGGATGCGCTATCGCGTTAATTATGGGCTCAATCGCGTCCGTTTCCCGGCGCCGGTCAAAGCCGGGGCCCGCATCCGCGCCCGCTCGACCCTCCTCGATTTCGAAGCGTTGCCCAAGTGCGTACAGATAATCTATCTGTTGACCATCGAGATTGAAGGGGAAGTGAAACCGGCCTGCATTGCCGAGTCGGTCGTCCGCGTCTATCCTTGA
- a CDS encoding hydrolase: MVLLVLPLSAPAVNATDPPDPIAELLNAIIASSLPRLGYTIQVGAFANLDNAVRLDSDLDRRGMESFYFRHDSGLYKVRFGNFREWQEAQTQALRLKEQGVIADFYIVAPQEYAIAHIDQTHSGDLRNELVQTALRYLGIPYRWGGTTDEDGFDCSGLTMVSYRLNGLNLPRVSQQQYSAGQAISKEELRLGDLVFFATRKKGIVSHVGLYIGENRFIHAPRTGENVQIESLHHPYYSERFLGARSYF, translated from the coding sequence ATGGTCCTGCTGGTATTGCCGCTGTCGGCACCGGCGGTCAACGCTACTGATCCCCCTGATCCCATCGCCGAACTGCTTAACGCCATTATCGCCTCGTCCCTGCCCCGCCTCGGCTATACTATTCAGGTCGGAGCCTTTGCTAATCTTGATAACGCCGTGCGCCTCGATAGTGACCTCGACCGCCGTGGGATGGAATCTTTCTATTTTCGCCACGACTCCGGTCTTTACAAGGTCAGATTCGGTAATTTCAGAGAGTGGCAAGAGGCACAGACGCAAGCCCTCAGACTCAAAGAACAGGGAGTGATTGCCGATTTTTACATTGTCGCCCCGCAAGAGTATGCTATTGCCCACATCGACCAGACTCACAGCGGTGATTTGCGTAACGAACTCGTCCAAACCGCTCTGCGCTATCTCGGCATACCTTATCGATGGGGGGGGACGACTGACGAAGATGGATTCGACTGCAGCGGATTGACCATGGTCAGTTATCGCCTGAACGGGCTGAATCTCCCTCGCGTTTCACAACAGCAATACAGTGCCGGTCAAGCCATCAGCAAAGAGGAATTACGCCTTGGCGATCTTGTCTTCTTTGCCACCCGCAAAAAAGGGATCGTGTCCCACGTCGGCCTTTACATCGGCGAAAACCGTTTCATCCACGCACCGCGCACCGGCGAGAACGTCCAGATTGAATCGCTACACCATCCTTACTATAGCGAACGTTTTCTCGGTGCAAGGAGTTATTTCTGA
- a CDS encoding cytochrome C, translating to MAPVPETPAVKPAATPSTAPPTVIYKATNGNVSFNHQQHAANNACNSCHSTEAPAKIVLGKDKAHLLCKGCHQQQGSGPTQCTGCHKKG from the coding sequence GTGGCCCCCGTGCCCGAAACTCCGGCCGTGAAACCAGCAGCAACTCCTTCGACCGCCCCCCCGACTGTGATCTATAAAGCCACCAATGGCAATGTGTCCTTTAATCACCAGCAGCATGCCGCGAACAATGCTTGTAACAGTTGTCACTCCACCGAAGCGCCGGCCAAGATCGTCCTGGGAAAGGACAAGGCGCATCTACTCTGCAAGGGATGTCATCAGCAGCAAGGTTCCGGTCCCACCCAATGCACCGGTTGTCATAAAAAAGGATGA
- a CDS encoding CsbD family protein, whose product MKSSMKDKAEGTLHELKGKVKEVAGKITDNPKLQAEGTGEKLAGKVQKKVGDVKKAVGK is encoded by the coding sequence ATGAAATCGAGCATGAAGGACAAGGCAGAAGGGACGTTGCACGAATTGAAGGGAAAGGTTAAGGAGGTCGCCGGGAAGATCACCGATAATCCAAAGTTGCAAGCCGAAGGCACCGGTGAAAAACTTGCGGGTAAAGTGCAAAAAAAGGTCGGTGATGTCAAGAAGGCTGTGGGGAAGTAG